One genomic segment of Virgibacillus doumboii includes these proteins:
- a CDS encoding ABC transporter permease, protein MLLKLSLSSMRKMFKDYLVLLFGLTISISIFYMFETLAQNKTFLEANAMISSIVFVFHVGTFILGTITVFYIFYATSFMLTLRQKEMGMYMTLGAKKHKVTQLMFFETFFIGLVSLLIGLAVGVGLSKGIAELFMWQLDFSGEGFQPFYPSSMITTIIFYVALFFMTSVVNAWKIARKSVLNLLHAEQKQDNVKVKGKKTLFGVILAVILIGVGYYAMMHMGQLAQFGLILATVTIIPGTYLMFISLLPYFVKKLKDNRALNEKGINSFTLGQLRFRMLNLTKVLGTVAMLVAMGLGAMTAGISFYHNVELQASAFYANDAAIHQPTEEDKEALSVMNITEKNSYHYKVNDEGVYFLKDDLLENPPMIKQMDPASMEIPEATRVSKPLPEAKYSMQELPDQWSTALSMEMNAGFQMFGEKEIYVVDGANYREISSDVNVVQLVRVDDFTNYLPQLETISENQQELAESYRGIQVENYTGKYGNYVGFKAIASGTIFMGFFLGVAFLMMMASVLMFKLLSTATTDTHRYTMLRKIGVRKLLLVKSIYRELFLLFLFPALVGLVHVIVGMQMFSFIIIDPYTKIWIPISIFLIIYGLYYWITVQMYKRIVLPKEA, encoded by the coding sequence GTGCTATTAAAATTATCACTTTCCAGTATGCGGAAAATGTTTAAAGATTATCTGGTCCTGTTGTTCGGGCTGACAATTTCGATATCTATTTTTTACATGTTCGAAACACTTGCCCAGAACAAAACATTTCTTGAAGCAAACGCGATGATCAGCTCGATTGTATTTGTTTTCCACGTTGGCACGTTTATTTTGGGAACGATCACGGTATTTTATATCTTTTATGCAACCTCCTTTATGCTCACATTGCGTCAAAAAGAGATGGGCATGTATATGACGCTTGGGGCAAAAAAACATAAAGTAACCCAGCTGATGTTTTTTGAAACATTTTTTATCGGACTTGTGTCATTACTGATTGGGTTGGCGGTTGGCGTTGGTCTTTCCAAAGGCATTGCTGAACTGTTCATGTGGCAGCTGGACTTTTCCGGCGAAGGGTTTCAACCGTTCTACCCTTCTTCCATGATCACAACCATCATCTTTTACGTCGCATTATTTTTCATGACATCGGTTGTGAATGCGTGGAAAATTGCCAGAAAAAGTGTGCTGAACCTGCTTCACGCTGAACAGAAACAAGACAATGTGAAGGTAAAAGGCAAGAAGACATTATTCGGTGTTATCTTAGCGGTTATTTTAATAGGTGTTGGCTATTATGCGATGATGCATATGGGGCAACTGGCACAATTCGGGCTTATTTTAGCAACGGTTACAATTATACCCGGAACGTATTTAATGTTCATTTCGCTTCTTCCTTATTTTGTGAAAAAGTTAAAAGATAATCGTGCCCTGAACGAAAAGGGAATCAATTCATTTACACTCGGACAGCTGCGGTTTCGGATGCTGAATCTGACAAAAGTACTTGGAACAGTCGCAATGCTTGTAGCCATGGGCCTCGGCGCTATGACAGCAGGTATTTCGTTCTATCATAATGTTGAACTGCAGGCGTCGGCATTTTATGCGAATGATGCAGCCATTCATCAGCCGACTGAAGAGGATAAGGAAGCACTTTCGGTTATGAATATTACGGAAAAAAACAGCTATCACTATAAGGTGAATGATGAGGGCGTTTATTTTCTAAAGGATGACCTACTGGAAAATCCGCCGATGATTAAGCAAATGGATCCGGCATCAATGGAGATTCCAGAGGCAACACGTGTTTCCAAGCCATTGCCTGAAGCAAAGTATTCGATGCAGGAATTGCCTGATCAATGGTCCACGGCATTGTCAATGGAAATGAATGCCGGCTTTCAGATGTTTGGTGAAAAAGAAATTTATGTGGTTGATGGCGCAAACTATCGGGAGATATCCAGTGATGTAAATGTCGTTCAGCTTGTGCGGGTTGACGATTTCACCAATTACCTGCCACAGCTTGAGACAATCAGTGAAAACCAACAGGAGCTGGCAGAGTCGTACCGTGGAATACAAGTGGAAAACTATACGGGTAAATACGGGAATTACGTTGGATTCAAAGCAATTGCCAGCGGAACGATTTTCATGGGATTTTTCCTCGGGGTTGCATTTTTAATGATGATGGCGAGTGTCCTGATGTTTAAACTGCTGTCAACGGCAACAACCGACACACACCGCTACACCATGCTGCGAAAAATCGGTGTGCGCAAATTGCTTTTGGTCAAATCGATTTACCGGGAACTGTTTTTACTATTCCTGTTCCCTGCACTGGTCGGCCTTGTCCATGTCATAGTTGGAATGCAGATGTTCTCGTTCATTATAATTGATCCATACACGAAAATATGGATTCCAATCAGTATTTTCCTTATTATTTATGGATTGTATTATTGGATTACGGTTCAGATGTATAAGCGGATTGTCTTGCCAAAAGAGGCATAA
- a CDS encoding ABC transporter ATP-binding protein, with protein MNKSVVNVKDVHKVFGKRNENQYRALNGVSFAIKEGEFVGIMGPSGAGKTTLLNVVSTLDNPTDGTIKIAGTDITHMKQGQLADFRSERLGFIFQDFNLLENLTVYENIALPLSLQGVPSRKIKPAVQEVAAKLGIEAILEKYPVTISGGQKQRAAAARALVHEPAIILADEPTGALDSKSAKSLMEAMVHLNKNHDVSIMLVTHDPLSASYCDRILFIQDGEIYREIKREGGRSEFHQTILNVLADFTSPHEMD; from the coding sequence GGTAAACGCAATGAAAATCAATACCGTGCCTTAAACGGCGTATCCTTTGCTATCAAGGAAGGGGAATTCGTCGGCATTATGGGGCCGTCCGGTGCCGGAAAAACAACGCTTTTAAATGTTGTATCGACACTGGACAACCCGACCGATGGAACGATCAAAATTGCCGGAACCGACATTACACACATGAAACAGGGGCAGCTCGCAGACTTTCGGTCGGAGCGGCTCGGGTTTATTTTCCAGGATTTTAACCTGCTGGAAAATCTAACAGTCTATGAAAATATTGCCTTGCCACTGTCATTGCAAGGTGTTCCGTCGCGAAAAATAAAACCAGCCGTTCAGGAGGTTGCAGCGAAACTGGGCATTGAAGCGATTTTGGAAAAATATCCGGTAACGATTTCCGGCGGTCAGAAGCAGCGAGCAGCCGCAGCACGCGCACTCGTTCATGAACCGGCAATTATTTTGGCGGATGAACCAACAGGTGCACTTGATTCAAAGAGCGCCAAAAGTTTAATGGAAGCGATGGTCCATCTGAATAAGAATCATGACGTTTCAATTATGCTCGTAACCCATGATCCGCTCAGCGCGAGTTACTGTGACCGGATACTGTTCATCCAGGACGGAGAGATATACAGGGAAATAAAACGCGAAGGCGGCCGGAGTGAATTTCACCAGACAATTCTTAATGTACTTGCGGATTTCACTTCACCGCATGAGATGGATTAG
- a CDS encoding RNA-guided endonuclease InsQ/TnpB family protein has product MLTYNKKIRLVVSNENSQLLDSQSRICNWLYNQLLEAVEADSGNGNVNKLLSGRNLRNEVPKIKKENPFLCKVHSSPLKNTALRLKDAYDRFFDKTLSNKKPKYRSWKKKWFSLYYDEPKKGFKLFCPNELSLTFGKLTDEELKEAKKIDKKVTKSIHIKVGLVEGVVLSETESIKTLRITKDLDSYYAIFTIEDSREIEQIAGQSFIVFDPNHKNLAVGLGSDGKSFELKSMNTLLKYWDKRIDEIKAKRDKCEKLNRLICTENVTYFEPSKRWKRLNRALIKAELKRREQMKTLLFSYAHYFSKRYDAIYIGDYTPTPDVAKFGTMRRAMLNQTPVGRFRNILYWVQTKNGKYYAKVDERDTTKTCCVCGHQEKKEPSIRSFTCVNCGTTLSRDINSTVNIGKKAKKQLPRAGYIGVESPMYTVWWDFKQAKVACGLTPCAGLGK; this is encoded by the coding sequence ATGCTTACATACAATAAAAAGATTCGTTTAGTTGTTTCTAACGAAAACAGTCAGTTACTAGATTCCCAATCCAGAATATGCAACTGGTTGTATAATCAATTGCTTGAAGCGGTGGAAGCAGATTCAGGCAATGGAAATGTGAATAAACTTCTTTCCGGAAGAAACCTAAGAAATGAAGTACCAAAAATAAAAAAGGAAAACCCATTTTTATGTAAAGTCCATTCTTCTCCACTAAAAAACACAGCATTACGGTTAAAGGATGCCTATGACCGTTTTTTTGACAAAACTTTGAGTAATAAAAAACCAAAGTATCGATCTTGGAAGAAGAAATGGTTTTCACTGTATTATGATGAGCCTAAAAAGGGTTTTAAATTATTTTGCCCCAATGAACTTTCCCTAACCTTTGGGAAATTGACAGATGAGGAATTAAAAGAAGCAAAGAAAATAGATAAAAAAGTAACAAAGTCTATTCACATCAAAGTTGGACTTGTAGAGGGGGTTGTACTAAGCGAAACAGAAAGCATTAAAACCCTTCGCATTACAAAAGATTTAGATTCGTATTATGCGATTTTTACAATCGAGGACAGCAGAGAAATTGAACAAATAGCAGGACAATCATTTATTGTGTTTGACCCAAACCATAAAAATCTGGCAGTTGGACTTGGCAGTGATGGAAAATCCTTTGAATTGAAATCGATGAATACACTATTAAAATACTGGGATAAGCGAATAGACGAAATTAAAGCCAAGCGGGACAAATGTGAAAAGCTAAACAGACTTATATGTACCGAAAACGTAACCTATTTTGAACCAAGCAAACGCTGGAAAAGGCTTAATCGTGCTTTAATTAAGGCAGAGTTGAAACGTCGAGAACAAATGAAGACGTTATTATTCAGTTATGCGCATTACTTTTCTAAGCGTTATGATGCTATTTATATAGGCGATTATACGCCAACCCCTGATGTAGCAAAGTTTGGAACGATGAGACGAGCAATGCTTAATCAAACTCCAGTTGGTAGATTTCGTAACATTTTATACTGGGTACAAACAAAAAATGGTAAATATTATGCTAAAGTCGATGAACGTGATACGACAAAAACCTGTTGTGTCTGTGGTCATCAAGAGAAAAAAGAACCATCAATACGTAGCTTTACATGTGTAAACTGCGGGACAACGCTTTCGAGAGATATCAACAGCACCGTTAATATCGGAAAGAAAGCCAAAAAGCAATTGCCACGCGCGGGCTACATAGGTGTGGAATCCCCTATGTATACAGTTTGGTGGGATTTTAAACAGGCAAAGGTTGCTTGTGGTTTGACCCCATGTGCTGGCCTTGGGAAATAA
- a CDS encoding MFS transporter, which translates to MVSQSLAKPTHTPEKIWTRDFVLICLANFFIFLGFQMTLPTLPLFVKELGGSDQLIGVIVGIFTFSALLLRPYAGHALESKGRRFVYMTGLAVFVLSVGSYAFAASIVFLFLMRILQGVGWGMSTTATGTIATDLIPPKRRGEGMGYFGLSGNIALAFGPTLGLTLLGYISFMQLFLICASLGLVAFLLSSKIRYKKVEKLAEKTTTVKFDIFEKTALQPAVLLFFITVTFGGIASFLPLYAETKNIAGIESYFLVFAIFLMISRSFAGKIYDQKGHIYVFLPGTTLIFGAMLLLSWLPSMAVMLVAAAMYGLGFGSVQPALQAWSVDKAPDNRKGMANATFFSFFDLGVGIGAITFGQLAFMFDYSVIYLTAAGSVFFSILLYLYLLTKAKTRATA; encoded by the coding sequence ATGGTTTCACAGTCACTTGCAAAACCAACGCACACCCCGGAAAAAATCTGGACGCGGGATTTCGTGCTGATTTGTCTGGCAAACTTTTTTATTTTTCTCGGATTTCAGATGACCCTGCCGACATTGCCCCTTTTTGTCAAAGAACTGGGTGGCAGTGATCAGTTAATTGGTGTCATTGTCGGTATCTTTACATTTTCAGCACTCTTACTTCGTCCGTATGCTGGCCATGCGCTGGAGTCCAAAGGCAGACGTTTTGTGTACATGACCGGTCTGGCTGTTTTTGTATTGTCTGTTGGGTCCTATGCATTTGCAGCAAGTATTGTATTTTTGTTTCTGATGAGGATATTACAGGGTGTTGGCTGGGGGATGTCCACAACAGCAACAGGAACGATTGCAACGGATCTGATCCCGCCCAAACGCCGTGGTGAGGGGATGGGCTATTTCGGATTATCCGGTAATATTGCCCTCGCATTCGGCCCGACGCTGGGACTGACATTGCTCGGTTACATATCATTTATGCAATTGTTTCTCATTTGTGCTTCGCTCGGTCTTGTCGCATTTTTGCTCTCTTCAAAAATCCGATATAAAAAAGTGGAGAAGTTGGCTGAGAAAACAACAACAGTCAAATTTGATATTTTTGAAAAAACAGCACTTCAGCCGGCTGTTCTGCTTTTTTTCATAACGGTTACGTTTGGCGGAATTGCTTCATTTCTTCCGTTGTATGCTGAAACAAAAAACATTGCCGGCATCGAGTCATATTTCCTGGTCTTCGCGATTTTCCTGATGATTTCCCGGTCCTTTGCCGGTAAAATATATGATCAAAAAGGTCATATTTATGTCTTTCTGCCAGGCACTACGCTGATTTTCGGAGCAATGCTGTTGTTGTCATGGTTGCCAAGTATGGCAGTGATGCTCGTGGCAGCGGCGATGTATGGCCTTGGATTTGGTTCGGTCCAGCCGGCACTGCAGGCATGGTCAGTCGATAAAGCACCTGATAACCGTAAAGGAATGGCCAACGCAACATTCTTTTCGTTTTTTGATTTGGGAGTTGGGATCGGTGCAATAACGTTCGGACAGCTCGCCTTTATGTTTGATTATAGCGTTATTTATTTAACAGCTGCGGGATCTGTGTTTTTTTCCATTCTTTTATACTTATATTTATTAACGAAAGCAAAAACCCGGGCAACTGCATAG
- a CDS encoding superoxide dismutase family protein: MKKWYVLIAIVAPVFALIGITKNIDTESTQRTAEQQPSVEALENVSEETTEVEVTLYNKDKEEVGTATIRQVHNGTSVALEASNLPPGTHGFHIHEKGVCEPPNFKSAGGHFNPTNAKHGFNHPEGPHAGDLPNIVANASGRVNTQGAADMVTLVKGKKNSLLGGDGTALIIHSKADDYKSQPSGAAGERIACGVIGE; encoded by the coding sequence ATGAAGAAATGGTATGTGTTAATTGCTATTGTGGCACCTGTCTTTGCGCTCATCGGAATTACTAAAAACATTGATACCGAAAGCACACAACGTACTGCGGAACAACAACCAAGCGTTGAGGCGCTTGAAAATGTAAGTGAGGAAACAACAGAAGTTGAAGTAACGTTGTATAACAAAGACAAGGAAGAGGTCGGAACAGCAACAATCAGACAGGTTCATAACGGGACAAGTGTTGCCCTTGAAGCATCAAACCTGCCGCCGGGCACGCATGGGTTTCACATTCACGAAAAAGGTGTATGCGAGCCGCCTAACTTTAAGTCAGCAGGTGGTCACTTTAATCCGACCAACGCTAAACATGGTTTCAACCATCCGGAAGGACCGCATGCCGGTGACCTGCCCAATATTGTTGCAAATGCGAGCGGAAGGGTCAACACGCAAGGCGCAGCAGATATGGTGACATTAGTAAAAGGTAAAAAGAATTCACTGTTGGGTGGGGACGGTACTGCACTCATTATCCACTCAAAAGCAGACGATTATAAATCACAGCCATCCGGTGCTGCCGGTGAACGGATTGCTTGTGGTGTGATAGGGGAATGA
- a CDS encoding sulfite exporter TauE/SafE family protein translates to MESIIFFSIIILVASTLQTSTGFGFSIVATPFLLVLFEPREAIQINLILSLVISLSLIMKIKKDIDTGILKRFILGSLVGLPIGISIFLMLDMTLLKIGVSILILVLTVLLIMKFRISQSPGRDLGIGSVSGAFTTSIGIPGPPILLYFSGTDTAKEKLRGTTLAFYLWIYLVSLVIQVIFAGSSKEVWTSSAAALPIVILGLILGQLLFKWISQDLFRKLTYVLLFFSGLYLFMQQL, encoded by the coding sequence TTGGAATCAATTATTTTTTTCTCCATTATTATTCTAGTCGCCTCCACTCTGCAGACAAGCACCGGCTTTGGTTTTTCAATCGTTGCAACACCATTTCTGCTTGTACTGTTTGAACCAAGGGAAGCAATCCAGATCAATCTGATATTATCACTGGTCATTTCGCTTTCCTTAATTATGAAAATAAAAAAAGATATCGATACGGGAATATTAAAGCGGTTTATCCTTGGCAGTCTTGTTGGTTTGCCAATTGGCATATCGATATTTTTAATGCTGGATATGACGTTGCTCAAAATAGGTGTCAGTATATTAATTCTCGTTCTGACAGTTCTGCTTATAATGAAGTTTCGTATCAGCCAATCACCCGGACGTGACCTGGGGATAGGCAGTGTTTCCGGTGCTTTCACAACAAGTATAGGTATTCCCGGACCGCCGATCTTACTGTACTTCTCCGGTACGGATACGGCTAAGGAAAAATTGCGCGGAACTACATTGGCGTTTTATTTGTGGATTTACTTGGTGAGTCTGGTTATTCAGGTGATTTTTGCAGGCTCGTCAAAAGAAGTCTGGACATCAAGTGCAGCCGCATTGCCGATTGTAATTCTTGGACTTATCCTGGGCCAGCTTCTATTCAAATGGATCAGCCAGGACTTGTTTCGTAAACTTACATATGTATTGTTGTTTTTTTCGGGGTTGTATTTGTTCATGCAACAGTTGTGA